A genomic region of Paroedura picta isolate Pp20150507F chromosome 4, Ppicta_v3.0, whole genome shotgun sequence contains the following coding sequences:
- the COPS6 gene encoding COP9 signalosome complex subunit 6, whose amino-acid sequence MAAAVSGGNGAGMEVDAAAAPAVMASGVTGSVSVALHPLVILNISDHWIRMRAQEGRPVQVIGALIGRQEGRNIEVMNSFELLSHTVEENVVIDKEYYYTKEEQFKQVFKDLEFLGWYTTGGPPDQSDIHVHKQVCEIIESPLFLKLNPMTKHTDLPVSVFESVIDIINGEATMLFAELTYTLATEEAERIGVDHVARMTATGSGENSTVAEHLIAQHSAIKMLHSRVKLILEYVKATETGEIPFNHEILREAFALCHCLPVLSTDKFKTDFYDQCNDVGLMTYLGTITKTCNTMNQFVNKFNILYDRQGIGRRMRGLFF is encoded by the exons ATGGCGGCCGCGGTGAGCGGCGGCAACGGGGCCGGCATGGAGGTGGACGCGGCCG cAGCGCCGGCGGTGATGGCCTCGGGCGTGACGGGCAGCGTGTCGGTGGCGCTGCACCCGCTCGTCATCCTCAACATCAGCGACCACTGGATCCGGATGCGCGCCCAGGAGGGCCGCCCCGTCCAAG TCATCGGGGCGCTGATCGGGCGCCAGGAGGGGCGCAACATTGAGGTGATGAACTCCTTCGAGCTGCTCTCGCACACCGTGGAGGAGAACGTGGTTATCGACAAGGAGTACTATTACACCAAGGAGGAGCAGT TCAAGCAGGTGTTCAAGGACCTGGAGTTCCTGGGCTGGTACACCACGGGGGGCCCCCCAGACCAATCAGACATCCATGTACACAAGCAG GTGTGTGAGATAATAGAGAGCCCCCTCTTCCTCAAGCTCAACCCCATGACCAAGCACACAGAT TTGCCAGTAAGTGTCTTTGAATCCGTGATCGACATCATCAATGGAGAG GCCACAATGTTGTTTGCCGAGCTGACGTACACGCTGGCGACAGAGGAGGCCGAGCGCATTGGGGTGGACCACGTGGCACGAATGACTGCAACCGGCAGTGGCGAGAACTCCACAG TGGCCGAGCACCTCATTGCTCAGCACAGCGCCATAAAGATGCTTCACAGCCGTGTCAAACTTATCCTAGAATACGTCAAGGCCACAGAGACAG GTGAGATCCCTTTCAACCATGAGATCCTGCGGGAGGCTTTTGCCCTCTGCCACTGCTTGCCAGTGCTGAGCACTGACAAATTCAAGACAGACTTCTATGAT CAATGCAATGATGTGGGCCTCATGACGTATCTGGGCACCATCACCAAGACCTGCAACACCATGAACCAGTTTGTGAACAAATTCAACATTCTCTATGACCGCCAGGGCATTGGCCGACGAATGCGGGGCCTCTTTTTCTGA